The Oncorhynchus kisutch isolate 150728-3 unplaced genomic scaffold, Okis_V2 scaffold895, whole genome shotgun sequence genome includes a window with the following:
- the LOC116362894 gene encoding carbohydrate sulfotransferase 1, translated as MQCSWKAVILLALASIAIQYTAIRTLTSKPFQLCPVPSPQNCGLLGGPEIESPIEGRAGCDDYPYFSFNASRKTHIMVLATTRSGSSFVGQLLNQHADIFYLFEPLYHVQTTLIPRLSHSRNAADRRVMLGASRDLLRSLYGCDLYFLESYIKPAPANHTTDKLFRRGASRALCSLPVCDAFGPTDANVEEGDCVKKCASLNMTLAADACREKRHVAIKVVRVPEIGDLRALVEDPRLNIKVIQLVRDPRGILSSRIETFRDTYRLWRIWRATGRRPYNLDLSQLTVVCEDFLGSVSTGLSHPHWLKGKYMLVRYEDLSRNPLLKTMEIYDFLGLPMDKSVEEWIQTNTRGSTELSAKHKYGTVRDSAANAESWRLKLSYDMVEYTQATCHKVLHQLGYKAVKSAEELKNMSLSLVQDKTFVPFS; from the coding sequence ATGCAATGTTCCTGGAAGGCAGTGATCCTGCTGGCCTTGGCCTCCATCGCCATCCAGTACACCGCCATCCGGACTCTCACCTCCAAGCCCTTCCAGCTCTGCCCCGTGCCAAGCCCCCAGAACTGTGGCCTCCTGGGAGGCCCCGAGATAGAGTCCCCCATAGAGGGGCGGGCCGGCTGCGACGACTACCCCTACTTCAGCTTCAACGCCTCCCGTAAGACCCACATCATGGTGCTGGCTACAACGCGCAGCGGCTCCTCCTTCGTGGGCCAGCTGCTCAACCAGCATGCTGACATCTTCTACCTATTCGAGCCCCTCTACCATGTCCAGACCACTCTGATCCCTCGGCTATCTCACAGCCGCAACGCAGCCGACCGCAGGGTGATGCTGGGTGCCAGTCGCGATCTCCTGCGGAGCCTCTACGGCTGTGATCTCTACTTCCTAGAGAGTTACATTAAGCCGGCGCCGGCCAACCACACCACGGACAAGCTGTTCCGTAGAGGGGCCAGCCGGGCGCTATGCTCGCTGCCCGTGTGTGATGCCTTTGGACCCACCGACGCCAATGTAGAGGAGGGCGACTGCGTCAAGAAGTGTGCCTCCCTCAACATGACCCTGGCGGCCGATGCCTGCCGCGAGAAGCGGCATGTGGCGATCAAGGTTGTGCGTGTGCCGGAGATCGGGGACCTGCGGGCGCTGGTGGAGGATCCACGGCTGAACATCAAGGTTATCCAGTTGGTGCGTGACCCTCGCGGGATCCTGTCGTCGCGGATCGAGACTTTCCGGGACACCTACCGTCTGTGGAGGATCTGGAGGGCCACAGGGCGGAGGCCCTACAACCTGGACCTCAGCCAGCTGACGGTGGTTTGTGAGGACTTCCTCGGCTCTGTGTCCACAGGACTCAGCCACCCCCACTGGCTCAAAGGGAAGTATATGCTGGTGCGTTACGAGGATCTGTCCAGGAACCCTCTGCTGAAGACCATGGAGATATATGACTTCCTGGGTCTGCCGATGGACAAGAGCGTGGAGGAGTGGATACAGACCAACACTAGGGGCAGCACCGAGCTGTCGGCTAAACACAAGTACGGTACGGTGAGGGACTCAGCGGCCAACGCCGAGAGCTGGCGCTTGAAACTGTCCTACGACATGGTGGAGTACACGCAGGCCACGTGTCACAAGGTACTACATCAGCTGGGCTATAAGGCAGTAAAGTCAGCTGAGGAACTGAAAAACATGTCGCTCTCACTCGTGCAGGACAAaacttttgtacctttttcctaA